The following nucleotide sequence is from Corylus avellana chromosome ca7, CavTom2PMs-1.0.
CTTCTTACCTTTTATGGCCTGCACACCCCCCTCTCTACATACATCTCTTGAGCTTCACATTTTTGTGTGACACAATGATTTACCCACCCCACTCATCATCCATCACTAACTAAATTGAAAAGGCTACTCTTATCACCACTTGCTTCCACAAGTTTATCTCCTACATCTTCAGGGCACTCCATCCGTTTCACTTGAAACATAgatctatttttcaaatttattctcaaatataaaataattagaataaagaaGATGGTATTTCATCCATGGTAGGACGTAGAGAGAActtaaatgaaaaatggtaaATATTACACTACACATTCGTTTAAACAAATTACCATTTGAGGCGTGTCAGTCAACAAATTAgggtcttatatatatatatttttaaaagcgAGAGTTGATGGACATTGTTATGTCAACCTAGTGAAATAAGGGTGTAGAATGTGGAGGGATCCCAGCAATAGTTGGAAAAttgcccatcaattttttttaaaatcctgGCCATTGAATCTCATTCAAGGGTCTACAAGCTGCCATGTGtcctactaattaaaaaaataatattttattatttaaattctaaaaataaaacataaaacaaaataattaaaataattaaaaaatatgggaaTAGGTCATGCAATCCTAAATGAGCCATGGGGAATTAGTGAGATATTTGAGGGCTGACCAGGGGTGATGAGACCACCTCCTGTAGGAGACCCATGGGGAATTGCTTGAAGCTAACCCCATGGCTGcaatacacatatatatatatatatatattttattttatttttacaatttaaataataaaatattattattttttaattagtgagATACGTGGCTGTTTGTAGATCCTTGGATAAGATTTAATGTccaggatttcaaaaaaaaattgataggcAATAGTCTATTGCTGGGAATCCCGATCCGTAGAATGGATTATTGCTCAACTTAAATTACGAAAATTTGCAAATATATACCATACTATTATTCCACTACGCTAACGTACGATAATATTGTCAAttcacaattatttttttttctaataatgaCAAATCTAAAAGTGGAGTAACAATGCCATATCATCATAATAATAGAATAATGGTGCAGTATATAGGGTTTTGGCTTAGATGccgttgaaaaaattacagGAGATCTATAGTTTTCTTCACagtccaaatttaatttcacaCTTTCTCTCTcataaaaaacttgaaattaaatatcaacAGTTAAAAAAGACTATTGAAGATATgctgtaatttttattttttacagtAGGGCAAATCTAGCGTATTTGATTAATTACCACGTGGAAAATAATTGGAAGGGAAAGAatcttataaaattaaaattcattatattCCCTCCTCAAATGTATAAATTTGGAGTAAGACAGTAGTTTTGTAACATATGATAAATTTGCAGCCTCAAGACAGAGAGAATACATCTACATCACAGAGacagtaaaaacaaaatgataggttttactttttcttaattAACTGTGCACTGTATTATAGTATGAAGAAAGAATCTCATAGCAGCCAAAGCTCACGTGAGCACCCCACTTTAACAGTGTACTCACAGAAAAGAGTAggataaaaacaacaaaagttttttattttttattttttatcctatttGTGTAGGGACAAACTAGCAACGTGGTAGTTTTCtgtaccaagaaaaaaaataagctGTGATGGGAAAAGATTTGCCTTTAAGAGGACCCAAACAAGAAAAGTTACTACAATACAGCTGCAACCCGGACAATTTCCATGCCCCACCTCTCTTTACTATGCGTTAaaattctctgattttcttgGTGTCATATTTCAAAGACCATGATGTGATGTTCGGAGTACCTGGCCTTTGTTGATCAATAACCAAGCTcctatagtgttttttttttttttttttaaatagttttattgtcaaattattaataattttaatgtcaGTATTGTATATTCTGACATGTCAGAGGgaataaagtgaaaaaaaaaacaattaatttgaatatgtaaaaaaaaaaaaaaactgcattattttcttttgctggTTGTTCATTAATGAACGTCATTTACATGGAAAACATTCTTTGttacacattattttttaaactttcttGGATGAAGATAAGGTTTACATTTTGTAAACTTCATTTATCACTTTCCCTTTATGAACTATTTTTAAGTATATATGTAGCACTGCATAGAATAGTCTGATGGAcgtacaaataaaaaattcataacaGGAAACAGAGCCAAAAAGCTCAGATTCTTGTGTAATCTCAGGAAAAATtagatgggtttttttttttttgctttgcttttatgaattttcaattttttttgttttcctgggcttataaattttcaattggcTCCTGGTTTTTCAACGTCAGAGCTCAGAAGCCATAGCAAACCTTCTTTCTGGTCATCTGTCAAAAAGAAACTGTCCCCATACCACCTCACTTTTAAGGCAACTTCAAGTTGGTCTGAGCTATTTATCTTTGATCGGTTGTAACGGCCATGAATTGTTGAAAGATAGCCAATtgggttccttttttttttttcactctgcTGAAAGCAAATTTCCATCAATCAGATCAGCTGGAAAACTGGGAACCAATGGCCTTCTAAATTCTGTAAGATCAGCTTAAGAGTTGCCTGTCAGAAAATGGCTACTGGAAGTCAAACACATGATGGGGTGCCAGAAAACCTAAGGAAACAGCTTGCTGTTGCTGTAAGGAGTGTCCAATGGAGCTATGCAATTTTCTGGTCACTGTCAACCACACAGCAAGGGTATTAcctctttttctgtttttgtgcATCATTTCCTCCCGCTTGTATATATTATTCTGGTGCAAATCTTGTTTCTTTACTTCCACATCAGGATGTTTGTATAGATATTTGGAATCTAATATAAATGATCACCTTCTGTCTTTAGCACTGGAGAAGTGTTACCCAAAATGGGAACTTTCTTTCAAAGTCAAGCTCAGAGTAGtcatttgtaattattgtttgtGTTTCTGTAACGAATGGTATGATGTAGTTCTGCAGAAGAATTTTATGGAAGTAGAATATGGTCATTGCTAAAGCTTATAGCACTTCCTTTCGTTGAAAATTAGTCATGGGTATGTAACTTAAATTGGTATACATGAAAGGAAAGTGAGATTTCATGGCATCCAGTTCAGCTTGAATCCATTGAAAAGaagttgtttttttcttttaaaagaataCATCTTGAAAAGGAAAGTTGAAAGATGAAAACTTTATCTCATGGAAAAtgcttcccttttttttttttttagagagagaggaaaatgcTTCCCTTGGCATTCGAACAATTTACAGCCACGTGCAATCTATACCCTTGGGCACACTTGTTTCCCTTAAATATAACTGTATGACATAAAATAATCAAGATACATGCGTTTTCATTCACATTTTTATAGCTTACTTTAAGAAGATCTGTTGTGATTAATACTTCTAGGGTACTGGAATGGGGTGATGGGTACTACAATGGAGACATCAAGACTAGAAAAACAGTCCAAGCAATGGAGCTTAAGGCTGATAAAATAGGCTTACAGAGGAGTGAGCAATTGAGAGAACTTTACCAGTCTCTTTTGGAAGGTGAAACCGACCAACAACAAGCTAAGAGGCCTTCTGCAGCATTGTCTCCAGAGGATCTCTCAGATGCCGAGTGGTATTACTTGGTTTGCATGTCCTTTGTATTCAGTCCTGGCCAAGGGTactaatctttttattttattttattttatcagttCTATTGTGTATATGCttcatattttgatatttttatcattctTCCTGCTGTTGTTGCACAGTTTGCCAGGAAGAGCATTAGCAAATGGTCAAACCATCTGGTTAAGCGATGCTCAATATGCAGATAGCAAAGTATTCTCTAGATCTTTGCTGGCTAAGGTTGGTTTTCCTTGGCAGATAGCCCTTTCAAATTTCTCACTGTTTCAACTGGTAATTTAGCCCTTTTGTATTATAAAGCAGCTAAATGAACTGACTTTCTGTGTTTCTGTGTGAACTTCTTTTGCCATAACTGCGCATCGGATGCTTTTAGAGTGCATCTATTCAGGTATGAAAATTTCTCTTGTAAACATATTACTCAACTGTACTTATTTAAACCCATCAGATTGGCAACAGCTTTTTGGACTTTGGAcatgttttctgttttcattattagaaaaaaacaaagccaCAGTTCAGGTTGTAGAGTTAATGTCTtctttatgtaattttttttggcctaGCTCATGGAATGATGTTCcagaattatatattttcatgcTTTATTTGTTCCCTCTGCTAGCACTGTTAACATCAGCCGTTAACTATATACAAagtaatacatacatacatattgAATACTTCAAATTGGAAAGAACCATGAGTAGTTTCTATTTGGGTTTGCCTAATTTGACTCCTACACCAAGTTAATTTCCCAAATTTTTCCGATTGTGTTTAGGATTACCAACAGTTTTTAAGCTGTTATTCGTGTATAATAATTCTACTCAGGCAACAATGTGTTCTTTGCTGGTTTCGGACATCTTTGTGACATGGTATGTTGTTTCTGTTTTGCAGACTGTTGTATGTTTTCCCTATCTGGGGGGCGTGATTGAGCTAGGTGTAACCGAACTGGTAATATTTTGTGGAACTAGAGTCCTGAATTTTTCAGTTTACCATTTACAAATTTATGCAGCAGTGCAACTCATCCCCATATTAAGtgttcttctccttttttgtGCTATCTTAAGGTCTCAGAGGACCCTAGTCTCCTTCAACACATCAAAGCCTCCTTATTAGAGTTGTCAAAGCCTGTTTGTTCTGACAAATCTTCTTCTGCTCCTCACAAAGCAGATGATGATAGAGATCCAATGTGTGCCAAGGTTAACCTTGAAATAATGAATACTTTGCCTTTGGAGAACCTATATTCCTCCACAGAAGAAATCAAGTTTGATCAGGAAGGAATCAGTGAATTAGGTGGACAAATCCATGAAGAAATCAACATGGATTCTCCTGATGAATGTTCCAATGGCTGTGAGCACAATTACCAGACGGAAGACTCCTTCATGCTTGAAGGTGTTAATGGTGGGGCTTCTCAAGTTCAGAGCTGGCATTTCATGGATGATGACTTCAGCAATGGCGTTCAAGATTCCATGAATTCCAGTGACTGTATTTCTGAAGCTTTTGTGAATCAACGAAAAGCTATCTCTGTTCCCGAGCGAGAAAATGTAAACCGCATTCATTTGCAAGAACTTCAAAACTCCAATCACGCAAAACTAAGTTCCTTGGATCTTGAAGCTGATGATGACTTGCACTACAGAAGAATTCTCTCTTCTATTCTGGGAAGCTCACCTCAGTTGATTGAAAACCCAAGTTTGCGTTATAGAGATTGCAAATCCAGTTTCCTGAGTTGGAAAAATGTAGCAATTAATGATGCTCATAGGCCACAGGTACAGCAGAGAATGCTAAAAAAGATTTTATTGACAGTCCCTTTGATGTATGGTGGTTGCTCTCTCAGGTCCCAGAAGGAAAATGGTGGAAAAGTTTGGGTGCGAAAATTGAAAAGTGATGATATTTGCATAGGACATATTTCAGATAatagaagagagaatgaaaacTTTCTGGTTCTCAGGTCAATGGTTCCTTCTATCAGTGAGGTAATTCAATTGTCATTTACTGGAGATTATGTGACATTGATCATAACTGAAAagatcattttcttctttaggATTCTTTCTCTTTGACAAACTTCTCTACATTTTTGTGGAAGTCTCAGGTATTCACAGCTTGACATTGAGTGCTTAAACGAATATACTCTCATATATTCAATCAGTTCTCAAGGTTTTCACAATGGttttaaatatataagaaaCGATGCTTGTAATTATGTTGAGGAAAAAGACATGATGTAATGATGTTGTCTGGTTTAGTCATTAGCACTTGCTATGAAGTATCTTCTCAAATTATTTCCTCAAATCAAATACTCTTAATTGTGTTTCTGCTCATGATAATCCACTTGATCATGCTTATGCAGATTGACAAAGCATCAGTTCTCAGTGACACGATTAAATACATGAAAGAGCTTGAGGCAAGGGTAGAAGAGTTGGAATCTTGCATGGATTCAGTAGATTTTGAAGCCAGGGCCAGAAGGAAATACCTGGACATGGTAGAGCAGATATCAGATAACTATGACAAGAAAAAGATTGATAATGGCAGGAAGTCTTGGATAAACAAGAGGAAGGCTAGTGACATTGATGAAACTGACCCAGAACTCAACAGAGCTGTTCCCGAAGACGGCCTACCGTTAGACGTGAAAGTCAGCATTAAAGAGCAGGAGGTTCTGATTGAGATGAGATGTCCTTATAGAGAATATATTTTGCTTGATGTCATGGATGCCATAAATACTCTGCACTTGGATGCACACTCAGTTCAATCATCTGCTGCTAATGGCATTCTGACATTGACCTTAAAATCTAAGGTTTGTCCTTCTAGGGAGAATCCAGAagttaattttccttttaagttgCTTCCAAATGCACACTTGTGAATGTTGATTCTTTTGACTTGGTTCCAGTTTCGAGGAGCTGCAATTGCACCTGTGGGAATGATCAAACAAGCGCTCTGGAAAATTGCTTGCAAGTGTTGAGAAGCCATATTGAAGCTAGTTATTAGCAACAATTTGTATTTGTAGAGGATTTCTCAGTTTAGCAGTCTTAGTTTCTtagccttattttttttttttttttgtgtaacgTGATAGTTTTAATTGGAGAACTTTGATCTACTCCCTAACATGCATTCCATAAATACTTCTCAAGTTCTCAACCTTAAAAGTAGCCAATAAGCTTTGGCCAATGGCTTGTCTGAATGATTGAGAACCAAACCCTTCAATGTAATTTATGTACCATCATCAGCTAATGTTTGAACATCTAAATGAATCACTTATAATTTGTAGTTTGTTCGCTTTATTGCAACATACAACTAATTATTTCTGCAAAAGCAGATTTGCAGACGGTCCGGCTGATTAATGGAGTCACTTGCAAGACAAGAAAATGACCACCAGAGTGGCGGCTCTACGATGGTCAAGTCAATTGAGAAAATgcattttaatcttttatcttAGACTCTTTGTTTAACTGTTATCTCAGAGGCTCGTGATTGTGGAGGCTCTTAGGCTTTATAGCCTTTGTTTGGTGTCAATTGGGCCAAGACTTGGCTCTAGGCTATCGTTAGTTTCTTAATTACAACTGCTAATAAACTCATGTTCCTTGTGCTTAACATTTACCAAGATTctttcagtttttttattttttttaattgaatgaggGAAAAAGACTAGAAAGGAGGATCTTTCCCATTTTTGATCTAAAGGAAAGATAGAATAGGCGATCATTTGAGAATGCTTTCTAAAAAAAGATTCTTTCGGTTGCGTtgggagaagaagagagaatgcTTGCAAAGCTTTCTACATAACTTGAAGATTTAATGAATTATGTGCAATTTTATAGGAGCCCATGTGTATATAACTCTGCATCTACATCATAATAATcgcatattattattaattttctattatAAGTAAATATTCTGTAAAGTATTAGGGGATTCTTCtataattatgtatttttttttttttttttttttaatttttatagctGCAATCTCTTCTATTTGGAGGCCCGTTCCTCTTGAAGCAATCGATTTatctatttcttttctaattttcaatCATATAAATTCTGGGATTCTTATCAAAAACATGTGATAACCATCTTAACactaaaaattctttttatttttattttttaaattttaattttgctgAACGCCTGGTTCCTAATTGATGATTTAACTAATCTTTTGCGGCGTAGCCAAAATATCAAACACTGCTGTAAAAAGAGGACATGATTAGCGTATGCTTTATTGTATGTCGggaaaaatctactttaccTCCATGaagttttagaaatttttcaatttgaacctcaaagtttaaaaattgacaatgtacctcgctaatgtttcaaaaaatttcaatttaaactttctgttactaatttccgttaaattggatggaaattaaaaaaaaaaaaaaaaaagcctgaggataattacgtaatttcatagatttctcttcaatttgacagaaattagtaacggaaggtttaaattgaaatttttagaaACATTAGGTAgggtacattaccaatttttaaactttgaagttcaaattgaaaaattcttaaaacttcaggggagtaaagtgaatttttcccttgtATTGACTATTTGGATAATCATATGAGTCAACAAAACAGTGACAAGTTGTCAAATGCCAATTTCACGCATTAActaatcaaaaataatttttgattaattcttcaacaaacattaaaattaaattaagattaAAATGTTGATGAAGCAACACTAAAAAATTTCATCTCTTAGACCATGTACACCTGCATTCTTGCTTGTTGCTTCGATACTCCAAGCttgattataatatgatcatGTGATCTGCATGTAATGAATTCTATGATGCACTAATTTATATGCACCATAAATATAAATCAATATGCTCTCACTGACATattaacaaaattacaaaaatccccaatatatatatatatatatatatatatatatatatatatatagcacataAAAGCCCCAATgtctcaaaagtcaaaagagtttttttttttttttttttgtacgaAAATTCTAATCTTGGCATAATGGCTCTGTTACAATTTGCAAAGTTTAAGAATATCTGCAAAAATCAACTCCTTGATTTCATTGAATAAGACAATATTGTAATCAGCCTAGTTTTTCTCTTATTGTTCATCTCTTAAAGTTGGCCGTCAATGAGGCAAGCCAAAATTCTCCCACTAATGAGAATAGGGTTGGACACAACCTATCATTCTAAGTTGTGTCTGACCcgttttaacaaacaaaaactcacaatcAATGTAAGCCGGATTTGGAAAATATTATAACAAAGAAGGCTAAGATTACTCAGTT
It contains:
- the LOC132186033 gene encoding transcription factor EGL1 isoform X1 — its product is MATGSQTHDGVPENLRKQLAVAVRSVQWSYAIFWSLSTTQQGVLEWGDGYYNGDIKTRKTVQAMELKADKIGLQRSEQLRELYQSLLEGETDQQQAKRPSAALSPEDLSDAEWYYLVCMSFVFSPGQGLPGRALANGQTIWLSDAQYADSKVFSRSLLAKSASIQTVVCFPYLGGVIELGVTELVSEDPSLLQHIKASLLELSKPVCSDKSSSAPHKADDDRDPMCAKVNLEIMNTLPLENLYSSTEEIKFDQEGISELGGQIHEEINMDSPDECSNGCEHNYQTEDSFMLEGVNGGASQVQSWHFMDDDFSNGVQDSMNSSDCISEAFVNQRKAISVPERENVNRIHLQELQNSNHAKLSSLDLEADDDLHYRRILSSILGSSPQLIENPSLRYRDCKSSFLSWKNVAINDAHRPQVQQRMLKKILLTVPLMYGGCSLRSQKENGGKVWVRKLKSDDICIGHISDNRRENENFLVLRSMVPSISEDSFSLTNFSTFLWKSQIDKASVLSDTIKYMKELEARVEELESCMDSVDFEARARRKYLDMVEQISDNYDKKKIDNGRKSWINKRKASDIDETDPELNRAVPEDGLPLDVKVSIKEQEVLIEMRCPYREYILLDVMDAINTLHLDAHSVQSSAANGILTLTLKSKFRGAAIAPVGMIKQALWKIACKC
- the LOC132186033 gene encoding transcription factor EGL1 isoform X2, which gives rise to MATGSQTHDGVPENLRKQLAVAVRSVQWSYAIFWSLSTTQQGVLEWGDGYYNGDIKTRKTVQAMELKADKIGLQRSEQLRELYQSLLEGETDQQQAKRPSAALSPEDLSDAEWYYLVCMSFVFSPGQGLPGRALANGQTIWLSDAQYADSKVFSRSLLAKSASIQTVVCFPYLGGVIELGVTELVSEDPSLLQHIKASLLELSKPVCSDKSSSAPHKADDDRDPMCAKVNLEIMNTLPLENLYSSTEEIKFDQEGISELGGQIHEEINMDSPDECSNGCEHNYQTEDSFMLEGVNGGASQVQSWHFMDDDFSNGVQDSMNSSDCISEAFVNQRKAISVPERENVNRIHLQELQNSNHAKLSSLDLEADDDLHYRRILSSILGSSPQLIENPSLRYRDCKSSFLSWKNVAINDAHRPQVQQRMLKKILLTVPLMYGGCSLRSQKENGGKVWVRKLKSDDICIGHISDNRRENENFLVLRSMVPSISEIDKASVLSDTIKYMKELEARVEELESCMDSVDFEARARRKYLDMVEQISDNYDKKKIDNGRKSWINKRKASDIDETDPELNRAVPEDGLPLDVKVSIKEQEVLIEMRCPYREYILLDVMDAINTLHLDAHSVQSSAANGILTLTLKSKFRGAAIAPVGMIKQALWKIACKC